From the genome of bacterium, one region includes:
- a CDS encoding MFS transporter, translating into MSDRLSPEVKRLGWVSFFTDVSSEMLYAVTPIFLTTVLGAGPGVVGVIEGVAEATASILKGLSGWYSDRIRRRRRFILVGYALSAFAKPLIALAGSWLFVLVARFLDRLGKGVRSSARDALIADVTPAALRGRAFGLHRAMDTAGALLGVAVTLLIMERFGGTGKPEILLRNLYWLAFLPALLGVLIIFFVREPRREQSASPGMAPTGRKPLGKSFWWIVGLASIAYLGFSSDAFLILKARDGGLTVTQVLIGYLLYNLSYTLAAWPVGKLADRLPKELLIAVGLFIYALVYFGFAALDSRWLVFALFAAYGLYAALTEGVFRALIANVVAPDVKATAIGLFSMITGMLALIASLAAGWLWENVSADTPFLLGAACAFIAASGFLFLRVKPAAAA; encoded by the coding sequence GTGAGCGACAGACTCTCTCCCGAAGTCAAGCGCCTCGGTTGGGTTTCGTTTTTTACAGATGTGTCGAGCGAAATGCTCTACGCCGTGACGCCGATCTTCCTGACCACCGTGCTCGGCGCGGGGCCCGGCGTCGTCGGCGTGATCGAAGGCGTTGCCGAAGCGACCGCGAGCATTCTTAAGGGTCTCTCCGGCTGGTATTCGGATCGCATTCGCCGACGTCGGCGCTTCATCCTCGTCGGCTATGCGCTGTCCGCATTCGCCAAGCCACTGATCGCGCTGGCCGGCTCGTGGCTGTTCGTGCTCGTCGCGCGCTTTCTCGACCGGTTGGGCAAAGGCGTACGCAGCAGCGCGCGGGACGCCTTGATCGCCGATGTTACGCCCGCCGCGTTGCGCGGACGCGCATTCGGTTTGCATCGGGCCATGGACACGGCGGGCGCGCTGCTTGGCGTCGCGGTGACGCTCCTGATCATGGAGCGTTTCGGCGGTACGGGCAAGCCCGAAATTCTCCTGCGTAATCTCTATTGGCTCGCGTTCCTGCCTGCGCTGCTCGGCGTCCTGATCATCTTTTTCGTCCGCGAGCCGCGCCGCGAGCAGAGCGCCTCCCCGGGCATGGCGCCGACCGGGCGCAAACCCCTTGGCAAATCGTTCTGGTGGATTGTCGGTCTGGCGTCTATCGCTTATCTCGGTTTCAGCAGCGACGCCTTTCTGATCCTCAAGGCGCGTGACGGCGGCCTGACCGTGACGCAAGTGCTGATTGGCTACCTGCTCTACAATCTCAGTTACACACTCGCCGCGTGGCCGGTGGGTAAACTGGCCGACCGGTTGCCCAAAGAGCTGCTGATTGCCGTCGGACTGTTCATCTACGCGCTGGTCTACTTCGGTTTCGCCGCCCTGGATTCGCGCTGGCTTGTCTTCGCGCTGTTCGCCGCCTATGGATTGTATGCCGCGCTGACCGAAGGGGTTTTCCGGGCGCTGATCGCCAACGTCGTTGCGCCCGACGTCAAAGCCACTGCGATCGGACTCTTTAGCATGATCACCGGCATGCTCGCCCTCATCGCCAGCCTCGCAGCCGGATGGCTATGGGAAAACGTCTCCGCCGACACGCCGTTCCTACTCGGCGCAGCCTGCGCCTTCATCGCGGCCTCGGGCTTCCTGTTCCTGCGCGTCAAACCGGCCGCCGCCGCTTAA
- a CDS encoding esterase family protein, whose translation MQREYHKWYSPALGREMELLAFGHYGRPLLVFPSAQGRFFDYECNHMIETIRGTIEAGGVKVFCVDGIDSESWFNKGMSPDLRVKAHGYYEQYITHEVFPFIHAHCHSPNMRIAATGSSFGAYHTLNFALKYPWNFSHVLCLSGNYDIRERLGGYYDDSFYFQNPMDYLPNLTDHDTLEAIRRIKIALVVGQGAWEGNCIDQTKRISAIMNDKGIAHHLDLWGADTPHDWPSWRRMISVYIPQID comes from the coding sequence ATGCAGCGCGAATATCACAAATGGTACAGTCCGGCCCTGGGCCGCGAAATGGAATTGCTCGCCTTCGGGCATTACGGCCGACCCCTGCTCGTCTTCCCGTCGGCCCAAGGCCGTTTCTTCGATTACGAATGCAATCACATGATCGAGACGATTCGCGGCACTATCGAGGCCGGCGGCGTCAAAGTCTTCTGCGTGGATGGCATTGACTCTGAAAGCTGGTTCAATAAAGGAATGTCGCCCGACTTGCGCGTCAAAGCGCACGGCTACTACGAGCAGTATATCACTCACGAAGTCTTTCCCTTCATTCACGCGCACTGCCACTCGCCTAATATGCGCATCGCGGCGACCGGATCAAGCTTCGGCGCGTATCACACGCTGAACTTCGCGCTTAAATACCCGTGGAATTTCAGCCATGTGCTCTGTCTGTCCGGCAACTACGACATTCGCGAGCGACTGGGCGGCTATTACGACGACAGCTTCTATTTTCAGAATCCGATGGACTACCTGCCCAATCTGACCGATCATGACACGCTGGAAGCTATCCGCCGCATCAAGATCGCCCTCGTCGTCGGGCAAGGCGCGTGGGAAGGCAATTGCATTGACCAGACCAAGCGCATTTCGGCTATCATGAATGACAAGGGTATCGCGCACCATCTCGATCTGTGGGGCGCCGACACGCCGCACGATTGGCCGTCGTGGCGCCGGATGATCTCCGTCTATATTCCGCAGATTGACTAA
- a CDS encoding alpha/beta hydrolase has translation MSEKTSVIIIRAPADTPAGAPLFIAGDFNGWSPGHPLSRLKSAPDGTFRFDLPNDLERAEFKFTRGSWDSVECSAQGKQIDNRVWTSDHSNGTLTLQIGGWCDVHPAAAAWRPTHTVVGDLRVIRDIFSPQLGSIRDIYVWLPPEYDARKSERYPVLYLHDGQNLFDEVEAYNHEWGVDEVSTELAERENLRHIVVGIPNMGLSRMHEYSPWEDDFRRSRGWGERYVRFIVQTIKPQIDAQYRTLPARECTAVGGSSLGGLISLYAGLTRPDVFSTALCLSPSMNIAGGRILKLATTFSGDVRFWLDYGEREFGGFRGLSEQMIEAVRECGRLLNSNGARARVLIDPEGEHDEASWRKRLPDILRWWHERLPK, from the coding sequence ATGTCCGAGAAAACTTCCGTTATTATTATCCGCGCGCCCGCCGATACACCTGCGGGCGCGCCGCTCTTTATCGCCGGCGATTTCAACGGATGGTCGCCCGGCCATCCGCTGTCGCGCCTGAAGTCAGCGCCCGACGGCACGTTCCGCTTTGACTTGCCAAACGACCTCGAACGCGCCGAGTTCAAATTCACGCGCGGTTCGTGGGATTCTGTGGAGTGCTCCGCCCAGGGCAAACAGATTGACAATCGCGTTTGGACAAGCGACCACTCCAACGGGACTCTGACGCTCCAAATCGGCGGTTGGTGTGATGTGCATCCCGCGGCCGCCGCCTGGCGTCCGACGCATACCGTCGTCGGCGATCTGCGCGTGATCCGGGACATCTTTTCGCCGCAGCTCGGCAGCATCCGCGACATCTACGTTTGGCTGCCGCCCGAATACGACGCGCGCAAATCCGAACGCTATCCCGTCCTGTATCTCCACGATGGACAAAACCTGTTTGATGAAGTCGAGGCCTACAACCACGAGTGGGGCGTGGATGAAGTCTCCACGGAGCTCGCGGAACGCGAAAACCTGCGCCATATCGTCGTCGGTATTCCCAATATGGGGCTATCGCGCATGCACGAGTACTCACCGTGGGAGGATGACTTCCGCCGATCGCGAGGCTGGGGTGAGCGCTACGTCCGTTTCATTGTGCAGACGATTAAGCCGCAAATTGATGCACAGTACCGCACACTGCCTGCGCGGGAGTGCACAGCCGTCGGTGGCTCGTCCCTGGGTGGCCTGATCTCACTTTATGCGGGACTAACGCGCCCCGATGTCTTTAGCACGGCGTTGTGTCTCAGCCCTTCAATGAACATCGCCGGCGGCCGCATCCTGAAACTTGCGACGACCTTCTCTGGCGACGTGCGCTTCTGGCTGGACTACGGCGAACGCGAATTCGGCGGCTTCCGCGGTCTCTCCGAGCAGATGATTGAGGCCGTGCGCGAGTGCGGCCGCCTGCTCAATTCAAACGGCGCCCGTGCCCGCGTCCTGATAGACCCCGAGGGCGAACATGACGAAGCATCGTGGCGCAAACGCCTGCCCGACATTCTGCGCTGGTGGCACGAACGTCTGCCCAAATAA
- a CDS encoding S9 family peptidase, which produces MIQRLALLLLVGCSAAFANPPATLLSEGQYIPDIATFLQISNWSPAGNSWDGKDVYVMSSASGESQVYRITENGWPYQLTTFEDGIEGFDLARNGHVAIISASVGGDENSQLYLMDVKTGQILKLTNQPKVQFGSVVWQRDDSKIFYTSNEENGTDFFVYEMNITTGATKKIFDGVKGTNYIAELSDDGKQMIIGTYTSNVNNDLHHLDLTTGKWTTFTKDKSDVIYGSITLLPDNKNIWLVCNDNPEGMSRLAKMTLGSPKVTFVSDGWLDPKWECEGVGFSRDYKYMAGSTNEDGWGRMKVREVATGKEVKLPKLDGFLNVAGFVETGELILSFSSPTKAPDVYRWNPQTEQLTQLTQSMYAGIDPKLFRDPVLVRMPSFDGLEISGFLYLPASYEEGKPVPFIVEAHGGPESQFRPGFIRNFQYMMLNGYGILALNPRGSSGYGREFLAMDNYKKRKDSLKDYKAATDWLIARGYTQQGMIAIRGGSYGGYVAMGMITEYPDLYNAAVNNVGIVNFQTFLENTAPYRRALREAEYGPLTDPEFLHEISPIHKADLIKTPLLIVHGANDPRVPVGEARQIAAKLAELGTPCDTLIFANEGHGSANRENVIAEYRKQVEFFDQHLKGIRKPEAKE; this is translated from the coding sequence ATGATTCAGCGTTTGGCATTGTTACTCCTTGTCGGCTGCTCGGCGGCATTCGCCAATCCGCCGGCCACGCTGCTGTCTGAAGGACAGTATATACCGGACATCGCGACGTTTTTGCAGATCAGCAATTGGAGCCCGGCGGGCAACAGTTGGGACGGCAAGGACGTGTATGTGATGTCGTCGGCGTCGGGTGAATCGCAGGTGTATCGCATCACAGAAAACGGCTGGCCGTATCAGTTGACGACGTTTGAAGACGGCATCGAGGGCTTTGATCTCGCGCGCAACGGCCATGTCGCGATAATCTCGGCATCCGTCGGCGGCGACGAGAATTCCCAGCTTTATCTAATGGACGTCAAGACAGGCCAGATTCTCAAGTTGACGAATCAGCCGAAGGTGCAATTCGGCTCAGTGGTCTGGCAGCGCGACGATTCGAAGATATTCTACACGTCAAACGAAGAGAACGGAACGGATTTCTTCGTCTACGAAATGAACATTACGACCGGCGCGACGAAGAAAATTTTTGACGGCGTCAAGGGCACGAATTACATTGCCGAGCTGTCGGACGACGGCAAGCAGATGATTATCGGCACCTATACGTCGAATGTCAACAACGATCTGCACCATTTGGACTTGACGACGGGCAAGTGGACGACGTTCACTAAGGACAAAAGCGACGTGATTTACGGTTCGATCACGCTGCTGCCTGACAACAAGAACATCTGGCTGGTCTGCAACGACAATCCGGAAGGGATGTCGCGATTGGCCAAGATGACATTGGGCTCGCCGAAGGTGACGTTCGTGAGTGACGGTTGGCTGGACCCGAAGTGGGAATGCGAAGGCGTGGGTTTCTCGCGCGACTACAAGTACATGGCGGGTTCGACGAATGAAGACGGTTGGGGCCGCATGAAGGTGCGGGAAGTGGCGACGGGCAAGGAGGTCAAGCTGCCGAAGCTGGACGGATTTTTGAACGTCGCGGGATTCGTAGAGACGGGCGAACTGATACTTTCGTTTTCGAGTCCGACTAAAGCGCCGGATGTCTACCGCTGGAATCCGCAGACGGAGCAGTTGACGCAGCTCACGCAATCCATGTATGCCGGCATTGATCCGAAGCTGTTTCGAGATCCGGTCTTGGTGCGCATGCCGAGCTTTGACGGTTTGGAGATCTCCGGGTTTCTCTATCTGCCCGCATCGTATGAAGAAGGCAAGCCTGTGCCGTTCATTGTCGAAGCGCACGGCGGACCGGAGAGCCAATTCCGTCCGGGTTTCATTCGCAATTTCCAATACATGATGCTGAACGGTTACGGTATCCTCGCGTTGAATCCGCGCGGATCGTCAGGCTATGGCCGCGAGTTCCTCGCCATGGACAATTATAAGAAGCGCAAGGACTCGCTGAAGGATTACAAGGCCGCGACAGATTGGCTGATCGCGCGGGGCTACACGCAGCAGGGTATGATTGCGATTCGCGGCGGCAGCTATGGCGGCTATGTGGCCATGGGCATGATCACGGAATATCCTGATCTCTACAACGCGGCGGTGAACAATGTCGGCATCGTGAACTTCCAGACTTTCCTTGAGAACACCGCACCGTACCGCCGCGCGCTGCGGGAGGCGGAGTACGGCCCGCTCACCGATCCGGAGTTTTTGCACGAGATTTCGCCGATTCACAAGGCTGATTTAATTAAGACGCCGTTATTGATCGTGCACGGAGCGAATGATCCGCGTGTCCCCGTCGGCGAAGCGCGGCAGATCGCGGCGAAGCTCGCCGAGCTGGGCACGCCGTGCGACACGCTGATCTTCGCCAATGAAGGTCACGGTTCGGCCAATCGCGAGAACGTCATCGCCGAGTACCGCAAGCAGGTCGAGTTCTTCGACCAGCATTTGAAAGGGATACGCAAGCCGGAAGCCAAAGAGTAG
- a CDS encoding acyl--CoA ligase, with the protein MSSLSDKIAHARRLGEGAVALSLLPYQNVAALLRAQVAARPDQPYLIFYDDAGTRYSWSYREFAELVYRTIRLLQAHGIGRGDRIATVSHNHAETVLHYVAAWTMGAVVVPVNLGETDDRVEYILANSDTKLAFVRAPYLERIAHLRERLPLFKTIVQTGGAAQADYHHFTNELERYSGAPLDFPEVGLEDDVLIVYTSGTTGNPKGVVLVQQNLLTDAQGISAWHGLTAGQRMMCVLPIHHVNGTVVTLMTPLYYGGTVVLNQKFSSPHFFERIAQEDVQVVSVVPTLLQFLLHEKSLDGQQLSLPNFRHIICGAGPLTVELAAAFEDRFRLRIVHGYGLSETTCYSCFLPVELSDGEHRQWLREFGFPSIGVPIPQNEMEIHDDKGQALAPEQKGEIVIRGVNVMKHYFAAPEINEKTFEFGWFRSGDEGFYKLDSAGRKFFFITGRIKELIIRGGVNISPFEIDEVLAKIPGIDKGMAVGFENDWYGEEVGAYVCLKPGAQLTESEIIAFCHGELQPHKCPKVVVFGHEFPVTSTGKYQRNKCKHLFAAYKSDQFPRKSA; encoded by the coding sequence TTGAGTTCGTTAAGTGATAAGATTGCACATGCACGGAGATTGGGGGAGGGAGCGGTCGCTCTCTCCCTTCTTCCGTATCAGAATGTCGCGGCGCTCTTGCGGGCGCAAGTGGCCGCTCGGCCGGATCAACCGTATCTGATCTTCTACGACGATGCGGGCACGCGCTACTCGTGGAGCTATCGCGAGTTCGCCGAATTGGTATACAGGACGATACGACTGCTCCAGGCGCACGGCATCGGGCGCGGCGACCGCATCGCGACGGTTTCACACAATCACGCGGAAACGGTGCTGCACTATGTCGCCGCGTGGACGATGGGCGCGGTGGTTGTGCCTGTCAATTTGGGCGAGACGGATGACCGTGTGGAGTACATTCTGGCGAATTCGGATACCAAGCTTGCCTTCGTGCGCGCACCGTATCTTGAACGCATCGCGCATTTGCGCGAGCGGCTGCCACTCTTCAAGACGATTGTGCAAACGGGCGGCGCGGCGCAGGCGGACTATCACCACTTCACGAACGAACTGGAGCGCTATTCGGGCGCGCCGCTCGATTTTCCCGAGGTTGGCCTTGAAGATGATGTGCTGATCGTCTACACGTCAGGCACCACAGGCAATCCGAAGGGCGTCGTGCTCGTCCAGCAGAATTTGCTGACGGACGCGCAGGGGATTTCGGCATGGCACGGCTTAACCGCGGGCCAGCGGATGATGTGCGTCCTGCCGATACATCACGTGAACGGCACAGTGGTGACCCTGATGACCCCGCTCTACTACGGGGGCACAGTGGTGCTCAATCAGAAGTTTTCCAGCCCGCATTTCTTCGAGCGCATCGCGCAGGAGGATGTCCAGGTGGTCAGCGTCGTGCCGACGCTGCTGCAATTCCTGCTGCACGAGAAGAGCCTGGACGGTCAGCAACTTTCACTCCCGAACTTCCGTCATATTATCTGCGGGGCCGGGCCGCTGACCGTGGAACTGGCCGCGGCGTTTGAGGATCGGTTCCGGCTGCGGATCGTTCACGGGTACGGGTTGTCGGAGACAACCTGTTATTCATGTTTTCTGCCGGTGGAGCTGTCGGATGGCGAACATCGGCAGTGGCTGCGGGAATTTGGCTTTCCGTCCATCGGTGTTCCGATTCCGCAGAACGAGATGGAGATTCACGACGACAAGGGGCAGGCGCTGGCACCGGAGCAGAAGGGCGAGATCGTGATTCGCGGCGTCAATGTAATGAAGCACTATTTCGCGGCGCCGGAGATCAACGAGAAGACGTTTGAGTTCGGTTGGTTCCGGTCGGGCGACGAAGGATTTTACAAGCTCGATTCAGCCGGCCGCAAGTTTTTCTTCATTACGGGTCGCATCAAGGAGCTGATTATTCGCGGCGGCGTGAACATATCGCCCTTTGAGATTGATGAGGTGTTGGCCAAAATTCCGGGGATAGACAAGGGGATGGCGGTCGGCTTTGAGAACGACTGGTACGGTGAAGAGGTTGGCGCGTACGTCTGCTTAAAGCCCGGCGCGCAGCTTACCGAATCGGAGATCATCGCGTTCTGTCATGGCGAGCTGCAGCCGCACAAGTGCCCGAAGGTGGTGGTGTTCGGCCACGAATTCCCCGTAACATCTACCGGAAAATACCAGCGCAACAAGTGCAAGCACCTGTTTGCGGCATACAAGTCTGACCAGTTTCCACGCAAATCAGCATAG
- a CDS encoding class I SAM-dependent RNA methyltransferase, producing the protein MKAREQIFFAERVVPGDRVAFIPDLTAKPPAAREVKILRKSPERWNHPCPHAKTCPASEWGIVVYEAQVREKTGLVRRVLRGVVEPELVAEMWPSPQPWGYRNRLTLNVLPTARGSMEFGYALAAREARIVPIKDCLLADEEIRVALRGIFAEVRDLKTVRPEIVPNRLTLYRAETGAAALAIYTSRVSESDVLEFLELADEWPLDGGIWAATGTKSGLVESRGTFWREEESSSIHVGWLGHPIAVHPAGFSQANQSSADLVLRELAAFRDSWRPKTVWDLYGGYGALGFAAVPDGAALEVVEQSGFSESAFAALSALRPGAVARFHQGEVARLLGKMARHMTADDLVILDPPRSGCHPDVLGHLNASGARRIVYLSCNPARLARDLRILQEHGWAAKSVQPVDFFPQTPEIEVLAVIERGLG; encoded by the coding sequence GTGAAGGCACGGGAACAGATATTCTTTGCGGAACGCGTGGTGCCGGGGGACCGCGTGGCCTTCATACCGGATCTGACGGCCAAACCTCCCGCAGCGCGCGAGGTCAAGATTCTGCGCAAGTCGCCGGAGCGTTGGAACCACCCCTGTCCGCATGCCAAAACTTGTCCGGCTTCCGAGTGGGGCATCGTCGTCTACGAGGCACAGGTCCGGGAAAAGACCGGACTCGTCCGACGCGTGCTGCGCGGAGTGGTTGAGCCGGAGTTGGTCGCGGAAATGTGGCCCAGTCCACAGCCGTGGGGCTATCGCAATCGGCTGACGCTGAATGTGCTGCCGACGGCGCGAGGCAGTATGGAATTCGGGTACGCATTGGCGGCGCGGGAAGCCCGGATCGTCCCGATCAAGGACTGCCTATTAGCCGACGAGGAGATTCGGGTGGCCTTGCGCGGGATATTCGCGGAGGTACGAGACCTCAAGACCGTACGGCCCGAGATTGTGCCGAACCGGCTTACGCTCTACCGCGCCGAAACCGGAGCGGCAGCACTGGCGATCTATACCAGCCGCGTGTCAGAGTCCGATGTCTTGGAATTTCTTGAGCTTGCCGATGAGTGGCCGTTGGACGGAGGGATATGGGCGGCGACTGGGACAAAGTCTGGCTTAGTGGAGAGCCGAGGCACGTTTTGGAGAGAAGAGGAGAGCAGTTCCATTCACGTTGGATGGTTGGGCCACCCTATCGCGGTCCATCCGGCTGGTTTTTCGCAGGCAAACCAGTCTTCTGCGGATTTGGTCCTGCGGGAATTGGCGGCCTTTCGCGACTCGTGGCGACCCAAAACGGTGTGGGACCTGTATGGAGGCTACGGGGCGCTAGGCTTTGCAGCCGTACCGGACGGCGCAGCATTAGAAGTGGTTGAGCAGAGTGGATTTTCGGAAAGTGCCTTTGCCGCGCTGTCCGCCCTGCGGCCGGGGGCAGTGGCACGCTTTCACCAAGGGGAAGTGGCCCGACTGCTGGGCAAGATGGCCCGGCACATGACCGCCGACGATCTGGTCATTCTTGATCCACCGCGCAGCGGCTGTCACCCGGACGTACTGGGGCATCTGAATGCCTCCGGCGCCCGGCGGATCGTGTACCTCTCGTGCAATCCGGCGCGGCTGGCGCGGGACTTGAGGATTCTGCAGGAACATGGCTGGGCCGCGAAGTCGGTGCAGCCGGTGGACTTCTTTCCGCAGACGCCTGAAATTGAAGTGCTGGCCGTCATCGAGCGCGGCTTGGGTTGA
- a CDS encoding NAD(P)-dependent oxidoreductase, with protein sequence MITFRANRPLQAAPVSPLTPRSVLVIGAENSLAYYLAHALRDGGTAVAVQAVSPETILAARRSFNVIEQPLADLRFAEQLQQLQPDVILYAPPEPGHGRNNWRPLEVFNRVVSRVVSVCDATRRFAPDARLLLLSSADVYGECGSPAQEEQPLMPATLTGRYYHMAEQIAQDFSATHQLKLIICRTSSVYGPAVRNNPVHDLIMNLLGPQGTDNHVPLDPHALRDLLHAGDFVEAVKLLLAQTACGVYNVGSGTTHSLEELNVQLCDLLELPRLFHRAEPQPHLPQRQWLATTRLEQLGFKPGVPLLEGLRGYIGWWSGIQAA encoded by the coding sequence ATGATTACATTTCGAGCTAATCGTCCGCTGCAAGCAGCACCCGTATCGCCCCTAACGCCGCGCAGCGTGCTTGTAATCGGCGCCGAAAATTCGCTCGCCTACTATCTGGCGCACGCGCTGCGCGACGGTGGAACCGCCGTTGCAGTGCAGGCCGTTTCCCCCGAGACGATTCTCGCCGCCCGCCGCTCATTCAATGTCATTGAACAGCCGCTGGCCGATCTGCGCTTCGCAGAGCAATTGCAGCAGTTGCAGCCTGACGTTATCCTCTATGCACCGCCCGAACCGGGCCACGGCCGCAATAACTGGCGGCCCCTCGAAGTATTCAATCGCGTCGTCAGTCGTGTCGTTTCCGTCTGCGACGCGACGCGGAGGTTTGCGCCCGATGCGCGGCTGTTGCTGTTGTCGTCGGCCGACGTCTACGGCGAGTGCGGCTCGCCCGCGCAAGAAGAGCAGCCGCTTATGCCGGCAACGCTCACGGGGCGCTACTATCACATGGCCGAGCAAATCGCGCAGGATTTCTCCGCGACGCACCAGTTGAAGCTGATCATCTGCCGCACGTCGTCCGTCTATGGCCCTGCCGTGCGCAACAACCCTGTGCATGACCTGATCATGAATCTGCTGGGGCCGCAAGGCACCGACAACCATGTGCCGCTGGACCCGCATGCGTTGCGCGATCTCCTGCACGCAGGCGATTTCGTGGAGGCCGTCAAACTCCTGCTGGCACAAACCGCCTGCGGCGTCTACAACGTGGGTTCAGGCACCACGCACTCATTGGAAGAACTCAATGTGCAACTGTGCGATTTGCTGGAACTCCCGCGCCTGTTCCATCGCGCCGAACCGCAGCCGCATCTGCCCCAACGGCAATGGCTCGCCACGACGCGCCTCGAACAGTTGGGATTCAAACCCGGAGTCCCGCTATTAGAAGGTCTGCGCGGCTACATCGGCTGGTGGAGCGGCATCCAGGCGGCATAG
- a CDS encoding M3 family oligoendopeptidase, with product MVQTENRVGELRRPAPEFPRRYLPAALTLQTWDDVEPFFRELEGRLLSCAADLEAWIQDESELSAFLGEESSRRYIGMTCATDDESAERAYMYFIEEIMPRKKAASDRLNRKLVGSDFAASLPPRYEVFMRSCRNAVELFREENVPIETEIERLSQQYQKLFGAMSVMWRGAEITIPRALALLEEPDRAVREEAYRLVAERRLQDRDELEDIFDEMVAKRHQIALNAGFENFRDYMFRALERFDYTPADCQAYHDAVAAQVVPVVREAAQRRRLALNVETLRPWDMECDPYGRPPLRPFGTADELIKSCSRVFHRVDGELGGQFDKMHDLGLLDLSSRKGKAPGGYQTDLAEARVPFIFMNAVGTNDDVFTLLHEGGHAFHSFAASDAFLYSYRSAPMEFSEVASMSMELLAMPALDEFYGAADQARTIRTELEGKLGLLAWIATIDAFQHWIYTHPQHTRDERRAYWRSLVERFGAGADHGGHEEARDYRWHAQLHLFEVPFYYIEYGIAQLGALQMWSKSRKHPAEALRGYKSGLALGGSRPLPKLFSAAGIHFDFSAEMIAPLMQEVRDVMVEQSRLEQK from the coding sequence ATGGTACAGACTGAGAATCGCGTGGGCGAATTGCGCCGACCCGCGCCGGAATTTCCACGGCGCTATTTACCGGCGGCATTGACGTTACAGACTTGGGATGATGTTGAACCGTTTTTTCGCGAACTTGAAGGGCGACTGCTTTCCTGCGCGGCGGACTTGGAGGCGTGGATTCAGGACGAAAGTGAATTGTCGGCCTTTCTCGGCGAAGAGAGTTCGCGGCGCTACATTGGCATGACGTGCGCCACGGACGATGAATCGGCCGAGCGAGCGTACATGTATTTCATTGAAGAGATCATGCCGCGCAAGAAGGCTGCGTCCGATCGCCTGAATCGCAAACTTGTCGGCAGTGATTTTGCGGCGAGTCTACCTCCGAGATACGAGGTGTTCATGCGGTCGTGCCGGAACGCCGTGGAACTGTTTCGCGAGGAGAATGTGCCGATTGAAACGGAGATTGAACGGCTTTCGCAGCAGTATCAGAAGCTGTTTGGGGCGATGAGCGTGATGTGGCGCGGCGCCGAGATTACGATTCCGCGCGCGCTGGCGCTGTTAGAAGAGCCGGACCGCGCGGTGCGGGAAGAGGCGTACCGGTTGGTGGCGGAGCGGCGGCTGCAAGACCGAGATGAGCTGGAAGATATTTTTGACGAGATGGTGGCCAAGCGCCACCAGATCGCCCTGAACGCGGGCTTCGAGAATTTCCGCGACTATATGTTTCGCGCGTTGGAGCGTTTTGACTACACTCCGGCCGATTGCCAGGCCTATCACGATGCGGTGGCCGCACAAGTTGTGCCCGTCGTGCGCGAAGCGGCGCAACGGCGACGCTTGGCGCTCAACGTCGAAACGCTGCGGCCATGGGACATGGAATGTGATCCTTACGGGCGTCCTCCGTTACGCCCGTTCGGGACCGCTGATGAACTGATCAAGAGCTGCTCGCGGGTTTTTCATCGTGTGGACGGTGAACTTGGCGGTCAGTTTGACAAGATGCACGACTTGGGCCTTCTCGACCTGTCAAGCCGCAAGGGAAAAGCGCCGGGCGGTTATCAGACCGACTTGGCCGAAGCGCGCGTTCCTTTCATTTTCATGAACGCGGTGGGCACAAACGACGACGTATTCACGCTGCTGCATGAAGGCGGTCACGCGTTTCACTCGTTCGCGGCCTCGGATGCGTTCCTCTATTCATACCGCAGCGCTCCGATGGAGTTTAGCGAAGTGGCCTCGATGAGCATGGAGCTTCTGGCGATGCCCGCTCTCGACGAATTCTATGGTGCGGCCGATCAGGCGCGCACGATCCGTACGGAGCTTGAGGGCAAGCTCGGGCTTCTGGCGTGGATTGCCACGATTGACGCGTTTCAGCATTGGATCTACACGCATCCGCAGCACACGCGCGATGAACGGCGCGCCTATTGGCGTTCGTTGGTAGAGCGTTTTGGCGCGGGCGCCGATCACGGCGGCCATGAAGAAGCCCGTGACTATCGCTGGCACGCGCAACTGCATCTGTTTGAAGTGCCGTTCTACTACATTGAATACGGCATTGCGCAATTGGGTGCGCTGCAAATGTGGAGCAAGTCGCGCAAGCATCCGGCGGAAGCGCTGCGCGGTTACAAGAGCGGCTTGGCGCTGGGCGGATCGCGTCCGTTGCCGAAGCTATTTTCTGCGGCGGGTATTCACTTCGATTTCTCAGCGGAGATGATCGCTCCGCTGATGCAGGAAGTGCGTGACGTCATGGTGGAACAGAGCAGGCTTGAGCAAAAATAG